A region of the Litchfieldia alkalitelluris genome:
CGAATTAGAAGTTGACTTTGATGATGAAAATCCAGATTTCACCCAGAGATGGATGAACAAAATTAACGTTTATTTATCTACTAATCGAAAGAAGAGTCAATTTAACTATGATTATATTTTGATTGATGAAGGTCAAGATTTCATGGGAGAATGGATTCGATTTCTAAAGCAGTTTTATACAGAACAAGGTGAACTGTTTATTGTCTATGATAAGGCACAGGATTTATTTAAACATGGTGTATGGATTGAGGATGCAGTGCAGGTGAAGAACATAGGGTTTAAGGGGAGACCTGGTAACTTAAAGTATACACACCGTCTACCAGATACCATGGTCCAGAAGATCCGTGACGTTCGTAAGGTGCTTAAAATAGAAGCTGAAGAAATACTCGTACCCCGAGAAGAGCAAATTAGCTTATTACAAACGACATTTTGGTATAACTATCGGGCCAATCATGTCCATGACAAACTACAACAGCTAGAGAACCACATCAAGGAATTACGTCAAGCTAATGATTGGGAAGACATCACCATTTTGACCACTAACGAACAAACAGGTGCTGCCCTGGTTGAGTATTTCGAATGGCATGGTGTGAGAACTTCTCATGTATACGATATGGAAAGACAAGCTGATCATAAAAGACGCAGGTCAGAGAAATGGAAGTTCCATGGGGGAACCGGTAGACTTAAAATTTGTTCGTTTCATAGTTACAAAGGGTGGCAAACACCAAATATTGTACTAATTTTGGATTCGCCGACAACGCAATATGTAAATGGCAATATTTTTCTTAACGGTGCTCCAAATCCAGATACCATTAAAAATGCCTTATTCATAAGTATGTCTCGAGTGAAGGGGAAGGCAACAACAGGTGAGTTTTCTTTCATTTGTCTTAACTATTTAGCTGAGTATGGTCATTTGAGTAGGCATTTTTGATTAGACCATTAGAAAATTTCTAATGGTTGTTTGCTTACATCATTGGAATCAATGTAAAGATAACCTATCAAGAAAAATTAACTAGAATATGAAATAATTGTCTAACAAATTTTGAAAATGAATTGATATAATAGATGTAAATTAATTGGTAAATACTGAATGGCTTAGTTGAGTTTGTTAGCTAGGTTTTTATGGAATAAGTAAACGAAACAAAAGTAAACCATTTCTATTCAATATTATTAAATAATAGATTATGAGGAGACTCTATGAATTCTACAAGAAATATATTGAGTGAAGAGCAAAAGCAATTAAGTAAAACAATCAAGATAATTGAAAAGATGATTGAAGAAAATAAAAAAGAAGATCAACGAAAGAGAAATGACCCAGACCTTCCGGGTAATTTACTAACTAGTAAACGAATAAAAGAGTATGAAGCTGCAAGAAAAGAATTATATTTTGGTAGAGTAGATATTATTGAAAATGGGAAGATTGAGACGTGTTATTTAGGTGAAGTACCAATAGCAAAAGACGATACTGAGATCCTTATTTATAACTGGAAATCACCAATAGGTGATGCATTTGGTGGTTTTTACGGTGGAGATGGGACAATTTCTTATGAAGTTGAAGATAAAATGGGTAGATACCAAAATACTCTTACCGTTTTATTAAAGCGTCAAATGTCCATTAAAGATGATAAAGTAATCGATTACAGTGATGTGTTGAGTGATCAAGCCCTTAAAAGTTCGAAAGCTAAAAAGATAGATACTAAGAGTCAGTTAAAAACAATAGATGAAGATGCTCAATATGCAGATCAGTTTTTAGCTAATCTATTAAAAGAAACAAGTCAGGTTCATGGAATCAAAAAAGTAATTGCTACGATTCGTAAAGAACAAAATGATGTAATTCGGTTGGGAATCAATGAACCGATTCTTATCCAGGGGGTTGCCGGAAGCGGAAAATCTACGATTGCATTAAACCGTATTTCGTTTCTTTTATATAGGTATAATCAATCACTAAAAACAGACAATATCTTAATATTAGCACCTAATAAAATGTTTCTTTCATATATCGAAGGAGTATTACCAGGGCTCGATATCTCAAAAATCCAACAAAAAACGTTCTTGTCACTGGTGAAAGAACTGATTCCATCTCTTGGAAAAATAGTTGAACCATTTGAAACACTGGCTTCTATTGTAAACGGGAATCTCAGTTTGTTAGATATCGAACCGGTGACAAAATTCAAAGGATCCATTCAATTCAAAGAATCGATTGATAAGTACTTTTCATTTTTAGAAGATAATAGTCACTTATCGATTAAAGAATTGACAATCTTTGATCCGTTCATTCAAAAAGATTATACATTTTCAACGGAAAAAATTACACAAGAGTTTAAGAATTATGCTTATTTACCATATGAAGCAAGAAGAAGACAGGTTTATACTGTCATTGAAAATTGGAAAAACGCTACCTTACAACAGTGCATAAGGAGATTGGAAGAGGAACTAACTAACGCAGAAGAAATATGGGTAAAAACACTTCCGAGTGATAGTGAAATTCGTAAACAAACGTACCTTGCTCTTGAAAAAGCTAGCAAGTATAAAATTGATACGATTAAAAAAGAGTTTAATGACAGCTGGAAGAATTATAAAGCTGAAAAAACGTTAAACACGTCAAGTAAAATAAATAAAACGATATTAGAGCCCGAATTACTTCAAAGTATTGATCCCAACATAAAAGCCGAAACACTTGATCTGTTGGCAAAGAACAAAAAGCAAAAAGTACAATATGAAGACTTGGCAGCTCTTGTTTATATTGAAACACTACTCAATGGTCCTTCGAAGTCATTTGATTATATTGTCATTGATGAGGCACAAGATTTAAGTCCGTTCCAAATCTTAGTTTTAAAACAACTATCTAAATCCATGACCATTCTAGGAGATGAAACACAGAGTATCTATTACTTTATGGGGATTGAAAATTGGGGAGAGATTACGAACACCGTTTATAAAAATGAAGAGATTCATAAAGCGAACTTAGCAGTAAGTTATCGCTCGACCTTTGAAGTTATGGAAACTGCTAATCAAATAATTACGAATGGCAACCTGCCTTATCAAAAGGTTATTCCATTTAATCGCCATGGGGACAATATCGTTTGTCGCCCGATTGAAGATGAAGAAAATTTGTTATGGAATATGACTCAATCTATTAAAGAATTTTTAGGAAAAGGGTACAAAAGAATAGCTATCATTCATAAGGATGCAGGTCGAAGTGAAGTGTTATTTAAGGCATTACAAAATCATGATCTAACATCTATACAGCTAGTTTTAAGTCCTGATGACCCAATTAAGGAATCAATTGTTATTATTCCTTCATATCTTGTTAAAGGTCTAGAATTTGATGCTGTAATCATACCGAATGCAAATGAAGATAATTATAGACTTACAGATTTAGATGCTAAACTTTTATACGTTTCAGTCACAAGGCCACACCATGCATTGCATATTTATTATTATAAAAAAATCACCCCACTTCTCAAAACGTTAATACCTGAAGCGAAGAAAGAGAAAAAAGAAAAGTTAGGGATATTGTAATAAGAAACAAGGGGCTACCAGAGAAGATTGGTTAGCCCCTTGTTTTGTTAGCTATTAGCTTTTTGTATTTAAAAAGGCTATTCTTCTCCGATTAAAGGATCTAGGACTTCTCTAAGAATTCGCTCGTACGTTAGGAATCTATCCTTATGATCTTTATGTATAATCATTGCTTCACATCTAATGTTAGCTAATTTTAATTGTTTAATTAATAGAGTATCTTTTGTTAGAAAATCATTAATTATTTTATTAGTTTGTTTAGGTGTAGACGTTTTAAATAATTTTAAAGAAGAAGTTTGTATTGATGTTTCACAATGAGACTCTAAACGCTTTATTAGATTTTCCTTTTCTCCTTGGGCTTTACCTATGTAGATTGGTACTTCAAACATATCCTTATTACTATGATTTGTTAATTGTTCATTGCGCCTCCAGTAAGGATTAATTCGTGGGAGTCTAAATTTTATGGGGTCACCTTTTTCTGTTTTTAAACAAGTAGAAGATGAATTGTTCTTAACGTAATATTGATCATATAGGTTATTTCTTTTTTGCCATGTTTTAATGAGATGATTAGGATTGCATGTTGCGTACCATATATAAATCCCATGGAATGATGATCTATTACTAAATGCCGTTTTTATATCACTTTTATTTGTAACAGGGAAATTTATAG
Encoded here:
- a CDS encoding HelD family protein; its protein translation is MNSTRNILSEEQKQLSKTIKIIEKMIEENKKEDQRKRNDPDLPGNLLTSKRIKEYEAARKELYFGRVDIIENGKIETCYLGEVPIAKDDTEILIYNWKSPIGDAFGGFYGGDGTISYEVEDKMGRYQNTLTVLLKRQMSIKDDKVIDYSDVLSDQALKSSKAKKIDTKSQLKTIDEDAQYADQFLANLLKETSQVHGIKKVIATIRKEQNDVIRLGINEPILIQGVAGSGKSTIALNRISFLLYRYNQSLKTDNILILAPNKMFLSYIEGVLPGLDISKIQQKTFLSLVKELIPSLGKIVEPFETLASIVNGNLSLLDIEPVTKFKGSIQFKESIDKYFSFLEDNSHLSIKELTIFDPFIQKDYTFSTEKITQEFKNYAYLPYEARRRQVYTVIENWKNATLQQCIRRLEEELTNAEEIWVKTLPSDSEIRKQTYLALEKASKYKIDTIKKEFNDSWKNYKAEKTLNTSSKINKTILEPELLQSIDPNIKAETLDLLAKNKKQKVQYEDLAALVYIETLLNGPSKSFDYIVIDEAQDLSPFQILVLKQLSKSMTILGDETQSIYYFMGIENWGEITNTVYKNEEIHKANLAVSYRSTFEVMETANQIITNGNLPYQKVIPFNRHGDNIVCRPIEDEENLLWNMTQSIKEFLGKGYKRIAIIHKDAGRSEVLFKALQNHDLTSIQLVLSPDDPIKESIVIIPSYLVKGLEFDAVIIPNANEDNYRLTDLDAKLLYVSVTRPHHALHIYYYKKITPLLKTLIPEAKKEKKEKLGIL